The following coding sequences are from one Haploplasma axanthum window:
- the priA gene encoding replication restart helicase PriA → MIARVLVDLKVKTLNRLFDYYIPESEKDSIELGMRVVVPFGQQKRLGYIIEFVEESDFADKTIIEVLDVVPSISKEAFEYLDYLKSKNNRLLIEIVETIIPSELFLKYEQYIYINSLEEVSKELLNEFKNGKVKYTNKLKKYKKEINRLIKNDQLKVVTQYEEKAKTKYKQVIKYLDDSHYKNAIKYQDLIEHVKEYPNLTRQELLNSGFSISSINTLIKNQVFDVVLEVDNRDVTFRETNLISEYELNNEQKKAYEMIKQDSKNIYLLRGITGSGKTEVYMHVMKDILKKGMQVLYLVPEIMLVAPLMQQLSSRFNERIVHYNSNLSQGERFDAWNAIINDEARIIVGTRSSVFLPIKNLGLIVVDEEHDNSYTQREKVQYETIDIVKLKSELHNCPVILGSATPKITSMYYALNNKYKLLELNKRATNEKLPTVHYVDMKNELKNGNTKIFSKLLEEKINEKLNKKEQIILLYNRKGYSSFVMCRTCGYTPKCQNCDVALTYYKDENELRCPYCNHKEEMPEVCPSCGNKTIRPIGMGIDQIYEIVRKHFENARVVKMDAKSTSRKGSHESIWLDFKDYQYDILVGTQMVSKGLDFPKVSLVGVLMADLELRAPTYLAAEETYSLLTQMVGRSGRKITGEAIIQGYDIANYAISSVDKSYNNFYEEAIYYRKLSKYLPFYEVVQLLISNESYLEAYQDALRIKKELEKEFEIVLGPAESLIKFIKNEFRFVITVKDQKIDNKIIIKVIEKYSKSRVNYLSIPDIL, encoded by the coding sequence ATGATAGCAAGAGTATTAGTAGACTTAAAAGTTAAGACTTTAAATAGATTATTTGATTATTATATTCCGGAAAGTGAAAAAGATAGTATTGAACTTGGAATGAGAGTAGTCGTTCCTTTTGGTCAGCAAAAAAGATTAGGTTATATTATTGAATTTGTTGAAGAAAGTGATTTTGCAGATAAAACAATTATAGAAGTTTTAGATGTTGTTCCAAGTATTTCAAAAGAAGCTTTTGAATATCTTGACTATTTAAAATCTAAAAACAACCGCTTACTAATCGAAATAGTTGAAACGATTATTCCTTCTGAACTTTTCTTGAAATATGAACAATATATCTATATTAATTCTCTTGAAGAAGTGTCAAAAGAATTATTAAATGAATTTAAAAATGGAAAAGTAAAATATACTAATAAACTAAAAAAATATAAAAAAGAGATTAACAGGTTAATAAAGAATGATCAGCTTAAAGTTGTTACACAATATGAAGAAAAAGCAAAAACAAAATATAAACAAGTAATTAAATATTTAGATGATAGTCATTATAAAAATGCTATTAAATATCAAGATTTAATTGAACATGTAAAAGAATATCCTAATCTAACAAGACAAGAACTTCTTAATAGTGGGTTTAGTATTAGTTCTATTAATACCCTAATTAAAAATCAGGTATTTGATGTTGTATTAGAAGTTGATAATCGTGATGTTACATTTAGAGAAACAAATCTTATTTCAGAATATGAATTAAATAATGAACAAAAAAAAGCTTATGAAATGATTAAACAAGACAGTAAGAATATATATTTACTTAGAGGAATTACTGGTTCAGGAAAAACTGAAGTCTATATGCATGTAATGAAAGACATCTTAAAAAAAGGCATGCAGGTTTTATATTTAGTTCCTGAGATTATGTTGGTTGCTCCACTTATGCAGCAACTTTCAAGCAGATTTAATGAAAGAATTGTTCATTACAATAGTAATCTCTCACAAGGTGAAAGATTTGATGCCTGGAATGCTATTATTAATGATGAAGCAAGGATTATTGTTGGAACGAGAAGTTCAGTATTTCTTCCAATTAAAAATTTAGGATTAATTGTTGTTGATGAAGAACATGATAATTCTTATACACAAAGAGAAAAAGTACAATACGAAACAATCGATATTGTTAAACTTAAAAGCGAATTGCATAATTGTCCAGTAATATTAGGGAGTGCAACACCTAAAATAACAAGCATGTATTATGCACTAAATAATAAATATAAACTTCTTGAACTAAATAAAAGAGCGACAAATGAAAAACTACCAACAGTTCATTATGTTGACATGAAAAATGAACTTAAAAATGGTAATACAAAAATCTTTTCAAAATTATTAGAGGAAAAAATTAATGAAAAGCTAAATAAAAAAGAACAAATTATTCTTCTTTATAACAGAAAAGGATATTCATCATTTGTAATGTGTAGAACTTGTGGTTATACTCCTAAATGTCAAAACTGTGATGTTGCATTAACTTATTATAAGGATGAAAATGAACTTAGATGTCCTTATTGTAATCATAAGGAAGAAATGCCAGAGGTATGTCCTTCGTGTGGTAATAAAACCATTAGACCAATCGGTATGGGAATTGATCAAATCTATGAAATTGTTAGAAAACATTTTGAAAATGCACGGGTTGTTAAAATGGATGCTAAATCAACTAGCAGAAAAGGTAGTCATGAGAGTATTTGGTTAGATTTTAAAGACTACCAATATGATATTTTAGTTGGAACCCAAATGGTTTCTAAAGGACTTGATTTTCCCAAGGTTTCATTAGTAGGTGTTTTAATGGCTGATTTAGAGTTAAGAGCTCCTACGTATTTAGCAGCAGAAGAAACATATAGTCTGCTAACGCAAATGGTTGGAAGAAGTGGTAGAAAAATTACAGGTGAAGCGATCATTCAAGGTTATGATATTGCTAATTACGCTATTAGTAGCGTTGATAAGAGTTATAATAACTTTTATGAAGAAGCAATCTATTATCGTAAATTATCAAAGTATCTACCCTTTTATGAAGTAGTTCAATTATTGATTTCAAATGAATCATATTTAGAAGCATATCAAGATGCCTTAAGAATTAAAAAAGAATTAGAGAAAGAATTTGAAATAGTTTTAGGACCAGCAGAGTCATTAATTAAGTTTATTAAAAATGAATTTAGATTTGTTATTACCGTTAAAGATCAAAAAATAGATAATAAAATAATAATTAAAGTAATTGAAAAATACTCGAAATCAAGAGTTAATTACTTGAGTATTCCAGATATACTTTAG
- the fmt gene encoding methionyl-tRNA formyltransferase, producing the protein MKIIFMGTPEFSVPVLEKLIENNYEIVMVVTQPDKLQGRKKEIIYSPVKKLALEKDLKIFQPIKLKDELDEILNVDADLIVTAAFGQILPKKLLERFKAINVHGSLLPKYRGGAPIQYALFDGLQKTGVTIMDMAFKMDSGDIILQGEVPITEDDNYETLARKMSVLGADLLIKVLKGNYESIKQNEEDVTFAYNIKRHEEFLDFYGGYFNVLNHLRGLLPEPAATIVVNGEFYKVYKMVKSDIIKEMKPGEILIENRRMFIKSTTEIVEVIEIQAQGKKKMLVKDFLNGQKSLKSGDYVERRNSNV; encoded by the coding sequence ATGAAAATAATTTTTATGGGAACACCAGAGTTTTCAGTGCCAGTTTTAGAAAAACTAATTGAAAATAATTATGAGATAGTTATGGTTGTTACACAACCAGATAAGCTTCAAGGAAGAAAAAAAGAAATAATTTATTCTCCTGTAAAAAAACTAGCTTTAGAAAAAGATTTAAAGATATTTCAACCAATTAAATTAAAAGATGAACTAGATGAAATATTAAATGTTGATGCAGATTTAATAGTTACTGCTGCTTTTGGACAAATCCTTCCTAAAAAACTATTAGAACGTTTCAAAGCAATCAATGTCCATGGCTCATTATTACCTAAATATCGTGGTGGTGCACCGATTCAATATGCTTTATTTGATGGACTTCAAAAAACAGGTGTAACAATTATGGATATGGCTTTTAAAATGGATAGTGGTGATATTATTCTTCAAGGTGAAGTTCCAATAACTGAAGATGATAATTATGAAACACTAGCAAGGAAAATGTCTGTTTTAGGTGCAGATCTTTTAATTAAAGTTTTAAAAGGTAATTATGAAAGCATTAAACAAAATGAAGAAGACGTTACATTTGCATATAATATTAAAAGACATGAAGAATTTCTAGACTTCTATGGTGGCTATTTTAACGTTTTAAATCATCTTAGAGGCTTACTACCAGAACCTGCTGCAACGATAGTTGTAAATGGTGAATTCTATAAAGTATATAAAATGGTAAAAAGTGATATAATAAAAGAGATGAAACCGGGAGAGATTCTGATTGAAAATCGTCGAATGTTTATTAAATCAACAACTGAAATTGTTGAAGTTATTGAGATTCAAGCTCAAGGAAAGAAAAAAATGTTGGTGAAAGATTTCTTAAACGGTCAAAAATCTCTTAAATCTGGTGACTATGTAGAAAGAAGGAATTCTAATGTCTAA
- a CDS encoding phosphatidylglycerophosphatase A family protein encodes MSKKRTLFTREEMLKMNIEILKERGVLVKQIAEITQAQQAKYTEGIPMALCIESVEKILSYRDVFHFVHLAAEIDRLVEEKAFRSPMQDILHDDLGLFGVDETLGLDLAGLYGTIGQTNFGDIDVNKVGVVSTLNEEGKKEGVCHTFLDDIVGAIAAAASTRVAQVLNEEFAASDNSFQRISIFDFDEIKK; translated from the coding sequence ATGTCTAAAAAAAGAACATTATTTACAAGAGAAGAAATGCTTAAAATGAATATTGAGATTTTAAAAGAACGTGGAGTTTTAGTTAAACAAATCGCTGAAATTACACAAGCACAACAAGCAAAATACACAGAAGGTATACCAATGGCGTTATGTATTGAGTCCGTTGAAAAAATTCTTTCATATCGTGATGTATTTCACTTTGTCCATTTAGCAGCTGAAATTGATCGATTAGTTGAAGAAAAAGCTTTTAGAAGCCCAATGCAAGACATCTTACATGATGATTTAGGACTTTTTGGGGTTGATGAAACACTTGGTCTGGATTTAGCTGGTTTATATGGAACAATTGGTCAAACAAACTTTGGAGATATTGATGTTAACAAAGTTGGAGTTGTTTCTACTCTAAATGAAGAAGGAAAAAAAGAAGGTGTTTGTCATACATTCTTAGATGATATTGTTGGTGCAATTGCAGCAGCAGCATCTACAAGAGTTGCTCAAGTTTTAAATGAAGAATTTGCAGCAAGTGACAATAGTTTTCAACGTATAAGTATTTTCGATTTTGATGAAATAAAAAAATAA
- a CDS encoding HD-GYP domain-containing protein: MEEKKKVKDNKIKKLGNALFAKFFGFEEGIDITDDVAVLNRRNVVIKNIIFISGLFYSLLLLILSISTKQRTDWAITVISFPVTYLINKLLKALINMDRKDKTKQLIAAYIASFYIFLSSVLIYARLYSSGIFETVSYILIYYAIVVISLYQDKKLLSTAFSYLFVLVTVIHFTWTYQITTRTQGLSVLDFLKDFVGTNEFGDLILRSLVFALFYLVVYVIVSIGQYMQEERKKELIKRRQVQKDFSSIVGNLFQAVFINAYINVNQEHAYQVQKVSEKIASFVGMNEADIKNLSEYAIIHYRYSEIKDFDISATTYDEAEYEQLKAKTTLGADIVKRMELSQNCEAIVRSHVENTISDEKMRAIMNTQPDLQSQIILLADIYVTLRSFNTYKRPYTHAMSISLFEHQMSNYFRIELKDRFLKFADEVEELYNNF; this comes from the coding sequence TTGGAAGAAAAAAAGAAAGTAAAAGATAATAAAATTAAGAAACTTGGTAATGCTCTTTTTGCCAAGTTTTTTGGCTTTGAAGAAGGAATCGATATTACTGATGATGTTGCTGTATTAAACAGACGTAACGTTGTTATAAAAAATATCATTTTTATCTCTGGTTTATTTTATTCATTATTATTATTAATTCTTTCAATATCAACAAAACAAAGGACTGACTGGGCTATTACAGTTATTTCATTCCCAGTAACCTATTTAATTAATAAACTATTAAAAGCTTTGATTAATATGGACAGAAAAGATAAAACAAAACAGCTTATTGCTGCATATATCGCTTCATTTTATATTTTCTTATCATCAGTATTAATATATGCAAGATTATATAGTTCAGGAATATTTGAAACAGTATCATATATTTTGATTTATTATGCGATTGTTGTGATATCTCTCTATCAAGATAAAAAATTATTATCAACAGCATTTTCATATTTATTTGTTTTAGTAACTGTTATTCATTTTACATGGACATATCAAATAACTACTAGAACACAAGGATTAAGTGTTTTAGACTTCTTAAAAGATTTTGTTGGAACCAATGAGTTTGGAGATTTGATTTTAAGATCATTAGTCTTTGCTTTATTCTACTTGGTTGTTTATGTTATTGTTTCAATTGGACAATATATGCAAGAAGAACGTAAGAAAGAACTAATAAAAAGAAGACAAGTCCAAAAAGATTTCTCATCAATTGTTGGTAATTTATTTCAAGCAGTTTTTATTAATGCATATATTAACGTTAATCAAGAGCATGCATATCAAGTTCAAAAGGTTAGTGAGAAAATTGCTAGTTTTGTTGGTATGAATGAAGCTGATATTAAAAATTTAAGTGAATATGCAATAATTCATTATCGCTATTCTGAAATTAAAGACTTTGATATATCAGCAACAACTTATGATGAAGCAGAATATGAACAATTAAAAGCTAAAACAACGCTTGGAGCAGATATTGTTAAACGTATGGAATTATCACAAAACTGTGAAGCAATTGTAAGATCACATGTTGAAAATACTATTTCAGATGAAAAAATGCGAGCAATTATGAATACTCAACCAGATTTGCAGTCACAAATTATTTTACTTGCTGATATATATGTTACACTAAGAAGTTTCAATACATATAAACGACCATATACACATGCAATGTCGATTAGTTTATTTGAGCATCAAATGTCAAATTATTTTAGAATTGAACTTAAAGATAGATTTTTAAAATTTGCTGATGAAGTTGAAGAATTATATAATAATTTTTAA